A stretch of Myroides oncorhynchi DNA encodes these proteins:
- a CDS encoding efflux RND transporter permease subunit: protein MLRRFIENPVLSTVISIIIVILGLLGLYSLPITQYPEIAPPTVQVTANYQGANAEAVMKSVIIPLEEQINGVENMAYMNSKASNDGSAVITVTFTQGADADMAAVNVQNRVSQAMSQLPEEVIKQGVTTTKRLSSEIFSFLMYSSDSRYDQAFLENYARINLLPKIKRINGVGDAAIYGGREYSMRIWLKPNAMASYGLTPSDVVRALQEQNVEAAPGKVGENSKQSFQYALKYTGRLETPEEFGDIIIRSNGTGKILRLSDVAEIDLGAYSYAMSMTTFKQHGTYIAVNQVAGSNAHEIIKQCEALLAEAEKDLPAGAKFEVYANSNDFLLASIDKLIMTLIEAFILVFIVVLVFLQDWRSTLIPAIAVPVAIIGTFFFLNLFGFSINLLTLFALVLSIGIVVDDAIIVVEAVHAKLYEGAESAKKATISAMSELSTAIISITLVMSAVFVPVTFINGSVGVFYKEFGITLAVAILISAINALTLSPALCAIMLKPESGVHHEKRGFVNRFKTAFNSSFDKMTNRYVGVLGFLNKNKWLSLGSIVVFGAVFVFLTKTTPTGFVPNEDSASIYGNIILAPSTSLEETERISNQIDSIAMSIPEVKFTSRLAGMDFFSGNGSSYAVEFIKLKHWKERPNPEQNIHKVVEQLFAKTAHIKDANIVFFAAPTLQGFGNSSGFEVQLQDKTGGDYKKFEEAIGGFLGALNQRPEIMYATSSFNTNFPQYEVSVNVAKAKEAGVSVTEVLTTLQGYLGGIYATNFNRFGKQYKVVIQAAPDFRENKEAIDRLYVKNDKGVMSPITAFIDLKKVYSPEFLTRFNLFNSAFVNGSPNAGYSSGDAIRAIEEVAAQTLPKEYGFEYSGLSREESGSGNQTVIIFILSILFVYFLLSAQFKSYILPLAVLFSLPIGLAGAFIFAKIFGIENNIFLQISLIMLIGLLAKNAILIVEFALQRRESGQSIAGAAIEGARIRLRPILMTSFAFIFGLLPLMMASGAGALSNKSIGTAAVGGMLIGTIIGVLVIPSLFIVFQALQEKISGAPVIEEEIE, encoded by the coding sequence ATGCTAAGAAGATTTATAGAGAACCCTGTGTTATCTACTGTGATATCTATTATCATCGTGATACTTGGGTTATTAGGATTATATTCATTGCCGATTACACAGTATCCTGAGATAGCGCCACCGACAGTACAGGTGACTGCTAATTATCAAGGGGCAAATGCTGAGGCAGTAATGAAGAGTGTGATTATCCCATTAGAAGAACAGATTAATGGGGTAGAGAATATGGCTTATATGAACTCTAAGGCGAGTAATGATGGGTCGGCTGTAATCACTGTTACGTTTACACAAGGGGCAGATGCTGATATGGCAGCTGTGAATGTGCAGAATCGTGTGAGTCAGGCGATGAGTCAACTGCCAGAGGAGGTGATTAAGCAAGGGGTGACTACGACTAAGCGATTGAGTAGTGAGATATTCAGTTTCTTAATGTATAGTTCAGATAGTAGATATGATCAGGCGTTCTTAGAGAACTACGCTCGTATTAATCTATTGCCTAAGATTAAGCGTATTAACGGAGTAGGAGATGCGGCTATCTATGGAGGCCGTGAGTACAGTATGCGTATTTGGTTAAAACCTAATGCGATGGCATCTTATGGGCTAACACCAAGTGATGTAGTACGTGCCTTACAAGAGCAAAACGTAGAAGCAGCACCAGGTAAGGTGGGTGAGAACAGCAAACAGAGTTTTCAATATGCTCTTAAATATACAGGTCGCCTTGAGACACCTGAAGAATTTGGTGATATTATCATCCGATCTAATGGTACAGGTAAGATACTTCGCCTTAGTGATGTGGCAGAGATAGACTTAGGTGCTTACTCATATGCGATGTCAATGACTACGTTTAAACAGCACGGTACTTATATTGCTGTTAACCAAGTAGCAGGGTCTAATGCTCACGAGATTATTAAACAGTGTGAAGCGCTTTTAGCAGAAGCAGAGAAAGACTTGCCTGCAGGGGCGAAGTTTGAAGTATATGCTAACTCAAATGACTTTTTATTAGCGTCTATTGATAAGTTGATTATGACGTTGATAGAAGCGTTTATATTAGTGTTTATAGTTGTATTAGTATTCTTACAAGATTGGCGTTCTACATTGATACCCGCTATTGCAGTGCCAGTAGCGATTATAGGTACGTTCTTTTTCTTAAACTTGTTTGGATTCTCTATTAACTTGTTGACATTGTTTGCTTTGGTACTATCTATTGGTATTGTAGTGGATGATGCTATTATCGTAGTAGAGGCAGTACACGCTAAGCTTTATGAAGGAGCAGAGAGCGCTAAGAAGGCGACTATTAGTGCGATGAGTGAGTTGAGTACAGCGATTATCTCTATTACCTTAGTGATGTCGGCAGTATTCGTACCTGTGACGTTTATCAACGGATCAGTAGGAGTATTCTATAAAGAGTTTGGTATTACGTTAGCAGTAGCTATTTTGATTTCGGCTATTAATGCCTTGACTTTGAGTCCTGCCTTATGTGCGATAATGCTTAAGCCTGAATCAGGTGTACACCATGAGAAAAGAGGTTTTGTTAACAGATTTAAGACTGCCTTTAATAGTTCTTTTGACAAGATGACTAACCGCTATGTAGGGGTATTAGGCTTCTTAAATAAGAACAAATGGTTGTCATTAGGGAGTATTGTTGTTTTTGGAGCTGTGTTTGTTTTCTTGACAAAAACTACGCCAACGGGATTTGTACCTAATGAGGATAGTGCTTCTATCTATGGTAATATTATTCTTGCTCCCTCTACTTCATTAGAAGAGACAGAGCGTATCTCTAACCAGATAGATAGTATAGCGATGAGTATACCAGAAGTTAAGTTTACCTCTCGATTAGCGGGGATGGATTTCTTCAGTGGTAATGGTAGTTCGTATGCAGTGGAGTTTATTAAATTGAAACATTGGAAAGAACGCCCTAATCCAGAGCAAAATATCCATAAAGTAGTAGAACAATTATTCGCCAAGACTGCACATATTAAAGATGCAAATATCGTATTCTTTGCTGCACCTACCTTACAAGGTTTTGGTAATAGCTCAGGTTTTGAAGTGCAACTACAAGACAAGACAGGTGGGGATTATAAGAAGTTTGAAGAAGCTATCGGTGGATTCTTAGGAGCGTTAAACCAACGTCCTGAGATTATGTATGCGACTTCTTCGTTTAATACCAACTTCCCACAGTATGAAGTATCCGTAAACGTAGCGAAAGCTAAAGAAGCGGGTGTGAGTGTAACGGAGGTATTAACTACGCTACAGGGGTACTTAGGAGGTATTTATGCAACTAACTTTAACCGATTTGGTAAACAATATAAAGTAGTTATACAGGCTGCTCCTGACTTTAGAGAGAATAAAGAAGCAATTGATAGACTGTATGTGAAGAATGACAAAGGCGTAATGTCTCCTATTACAGCGTTCATTGATTTGAAGAAAGTATATAGTCCTGAGTTCTTGACACGTTTTAACTTGTTTAATTCAGCCTTCGTTAATGGAAGTCCTAATGCAGGCTATAGTTCGGGTGATGCTATCCGTGCGATAGAAGAAGTAGCTGCTCAGACCTTGCCAAAGGAATATGGGTTTGAGTATTCAGGATTGTCAAGAGAAGAGAGTGGTAGTGGTAATCAGACAGTGATTATCTTCATCTTATCTATCTTATTTGTGTACTTCTTATTAAGTGCGCAGTTTAAGAGTTACATCTTGCCATTGGCTGTATTGTTCTCCTTGCCGATAGGATTAGCAGGAGCATTCATCTTCGCTAAGATCTTCGGGATAGAAAACAATATCTTCTTACAGATTAGCTTGATTATGTTGATTGGGTTATTAGCCAAGAACGCTATTCTGATTGTAGAGTTTGCTTTACAGCGACGAGAGTCAGGACAGTCTATAGCTGGTGCGGCGATAGAGGGAGCACGTATCCGTCTAAGACCAATCTTGATGACATCCTTTGCATTCATTTTTGGTTTATTGCCTTTGATGATGGCGAGCGGAGCGGGTGCATTGAGTAATAAATCAATTGGTACTGCAGCAGTAGGAGGAATGTTAATCGGTACAATAATCGGGGTATTAGTTATTCCATCTTTATTTATCGTTTTCCAAGCTTTACAAGAGAAGATCAGTGGAGCACCTGTCATAGAAGAGGAAATAGAGTAA
- a CDS encoding efflux RND transporter periplasmic adaptor subunit: protein MKKTSTFLGLTAIALLWACQDKKQEGEWGAEGSAEQYPVLSVKTEKANLFTDYPVVLQGIKDVEMRPKIDGFVEAIYVDEGQTVKKGQPLFKIYAPQYHEESMVAVASIKNAEAELNNARMQVAKAKPLVKEGIISNYELESAEYALRSKEAQLAQSKANLNNAQANVGYTQVVAPFDGVIGLIPYKVGALVSSASAEALTTVSEISSINAYFSMNEKEFIDFMQKNAEQTMQQRIASLQEVTLILANGSEYNQKGKINTVSGQVDPQTGSVNFRAIFTNPQGLLRSGNSATIRVYEEVASAILVPQKATFEVQGKRFVYVVDATDVVKSTEISVLEKVPNRQYFVVTKGLKSGDKIVSADIGGLREGTKIKM from the coding sequence ATGAAAAAAACATCTACTTTTTTAGGTCTTACTGCAATAGCCTTATTATGGGCGTGTCAAGATAAAAAACAAGAGGGAGAATGGGGAGCTGAGGGATCTGCTGAGCAGTATCCTGTCCTGTCTGTGAAAACAGAAAAAGCCAATTTATTTACAGATTACCCAGTAGTACTACAAGGAATCAAAGACGTAGAGATGCGTCCGAAGATTGACGGGTTCGTAGAAGCAATCTATGTAGACGAGGGGCAAACAGTGAAGAAAGGGCAACCCTTATTCAAAATATACGCTCCTCAATATCACGAAGAGAGTATGGTTGCGGTAGCGTCTATTAAGAATGCAGAAGCAGAATTAAACAATGCACGTATGCAGGTAGCGAAAGCGAAGCCGTTAGTGAAAGAGGGAATTATCAGTAATTATGAATTAGAGTCGGCAGAATATGCACTTAGAAGTAAGGAGGCTCAGTTAGCACAAAGCAAAGCAAACTTAAATAACGCACAGGCTAATGTGGGATACACACAAGTAGTAGCTCCTTTTGATGGTGTGATAGGGCTCATTCCTTATAAAGTTGGGGCTTTAGTAAGTAGTGCTTCTGCGGAAGCATTAACTACGGTATCCGAAATCAGTAGCATCAATGCATATTTCTCGATGAACGAGAAAGAGTTTATTGACTTTATGCAAAAGAATGCAGAGCAAACAATGCAACAACGAATAGCAAGCCTTCAGGAGGTAACATTAATCTTAGCAAATGGCAGTGAGTACAATCAAAAAGGAAAGATTAACACCGTGAGTGGACAAGTAGATCCGCAGACGGGTAGTGTGAACTTTAGAGCGATATTCACTAATCCACAAGGACTACTGCGCAGTGGGAACAGTGCTACTATTCGTGTGTATGAAGAAGTAGCAAGTGCTATCCTCGTTCCTCAGAAAGCAACATTCGAAGTACAGGGCAAACGCTTTGTATACGTGGTAGATGCTACAGATGTAGTGAAGAGCACTGAGATCAGTGTGTTAGAGAAAGTTCCAAATAGGCAATATTTCGTAGTCACTAAAGGGCTTAAGTCTGGAGATAAGATCGTAAGTGCTGATATAGGAGGACTGAGAGAAGGAACTAAGATTAAAATGTAA
- a CDS encoding helix-turn-helix domain-containing protein, translating into MKNIKWETLDRLKDSFEEFETRDRYIYMPFINTNYYPAEPYRSNYYGIGLLESGEITFYIDLTEYTIMGPAIIFADTISIKRWDKAGTNYEMKTILFSEDFLQDKLVESNVLTSFSDLSSLGGCVTQLNPLEFDRFETMFKVVDLNYNSTSPFHAEVIRGVVYSMVNEVAYLYEKYGNATKHLHNLALRFREAVGKQCKEQRSVQYYADYLNIHPKYLSQVISSETGLTASEWIQNQVILEAKILLQDKNLSIGAITEILHFSDQSTFGKYFKKYSGINPTAYRHTL; encoded by the coding sequence ATGAAGAATATAAAATGGGAAACATTAGATCGATTAAAAGATAGTTTTGAAGAATTCGAGACAAGGGATCGCTATATCTATATGCCATTTATTAATACGAACTACTATCCTGCTGAGCCTTATCGCTCTAATTATTATGGAATAGGACTATTAGAGTCAGGGGAAATTACCTTCTATATTGATCTGACGGAATACACGATTATGGGACCTGCTATTATTTTTGCAGATACTATTTCGATTAAACGCTGGGATAAGGCTGGTACGAACTATGAGATGAAGACTATACTCTTCTCAGAAGATTTTTTGCAAGACAAATTAGTGGAGAGTAATGTGTTGACTTCATTCTCTGATTTATCAAGTTTAGGGGGATGTGTGACTCAGTTAAACCCTTTAGAGTTTGATCGTTTTGAGACGATGTTTAAGGTGGTTGATCTCAATTATAATTCAACGAGTCCATTTCACGCTGAGGTAATACGTGGTGTAGTGTATAGTATGGTCAATGAGGTGGCTTACCTCTATGAGAAATATGGCAATGCTACTAAGCATCTTCACAACCTTGCTCTTCGTTTTAGAGAAGCTGTTGGCAAACAGTGTAAAGAACAGCGAAGTGTACAGTATTATGCTGATTATCTAAATATACATCCTAAATATCTAAGTCAGGTCATTTCTTCTGAGACAGGACTAACAGCAAGTGAATGGATACAGAACCAAGTTATCTTAGAGGCAAAGATATTGCTTCAAGATAAGAACTTATCTATTGGTGCCATCACAGAGATACTTCACTTCAGTGACCAAAGTACCTTTGGTAAATACTTTAAAAAATATAGTGGAATCAATCCAACTGCTTATCGCCATACCTTATAG
- a CDS encoding NAD(P)-dependent oxidoreductase: protein MKTLGWIGLGNMGAPMATNLLKAGYKVNFYRRDITKSSPLIALGATPLDDINNFITHTDIIFLTLPDDTIVEDMFNQIVTNDISGKVFINSSTISPALALNLSNAIQLKGGRYLDAPVSGSVKPAIDGTLLFLVGGDKQVYVDAIPYFEVMGKSHYYLGEAGNGSKAKLAINYYMAVVVQGLAETVLFAEQNGVSRELMTAIVNDSACGSGMSKIKTPAVISDEYPAAFPLKFMLKDIRLAQDAGWNTALTQATEQAYANASDQGLAEQDLMAVIKAIQ from the coding sequence ATGAAAACATTAGGATGGATAGGACTAGGGAATATGGGAGCTCCGATGGCTACTAATCTTTTAAAAGCTGGATACAAGGTTAACTTTTACAGAAGAGATATAACTAAATCTTCTCCATTAATTGCTTTAGGAGCAACGCCTTTAGATGATATCAATAATTTTATCACGCATACAGATATCATATTCTTAACTTTACCTGATGATACTATAGTAGAGGATATGTTTAATCAGATAGTGACTAATGATATCTCAGGAAAGGTGTTTATCAACAGCAGTACTATCTCTCCAGCCCTTGCGCTAAACTTAAGTAATGCTATCCAACTAAAAGGTGGTCGTTATCTAGATGCGCCAGTATCTGGTAGTGTGAAGCCTGCGATAGACGGTACATTACTGTTCTTAGTGGGTGGTGATAAGCAGGTCTATGTGGATGCTATACCATACTTCGAGGTGATGGGTAAAAGTCACTATTACTTAGGAGAAGCAGGTAATGGTAGCAAAGCTAAACTAGCAATTAACTACTATATGGCAGTGGTGGTACAGGGACTAGCAGAGACAGTATTATTCGCTGAGCAAAATGGTGTAAGTAGAGAACTAATGACTGCGATAGTAAATGATAGTGCTTGTGGTTCTGGAATGAGTAAGATAAAGACTCCTGCTGTGATCAGTGACGAATATCCTGCTGCATTTCCACTAAAGTTTATGCTAAAAGATATACGACTAGCACAAGATGCTGGATGGAATACAGCATTAACACAAGCGACAGAACAGGCATATGCTAACGCTAGTGACCAAGGATTAGCAGAACAAGACTTAATGGCTGTAATCAAAGCTATTCAATAA
- a CDS encoding 2,3,4,5-tetrahydropyridine-2,6-dicarboxylate N-succinyltransferase: MTHLQEVIEKAWDDRSLLQDQNTQNTIREVIELIDSGKLRVAEPKGTEWQINEWVKKAVVLYFPIQKMETLEAGIFEYHDKMPLKRNYAEKGIRVVPNAVARHGAYISAGVILMPSYVNIGAYVDKGTMVDTWATVGSCAQIGKNVHLSGGVGIGGVLEPLQAAPVIIEDNAFIGSRCIVVEGVRVGKEAVLGANVVLTASTKIIDVTGDTPVEIKGYVPERSVVIPGSYTKQFPAGEFQVPCALIIGQRKPSTDLKTSLNDALREYNVAV, from the coding sequence ATGACGCACTTACAAGAAGTAATCGAAAAAGCGTGGGACGACCGCTCACTTTTACAAGATCAAAATACTCAAAATACTATTCGTGAAGTTATAGAGCTTATTGACAGTGGTAAATTGCGTGTAGCTGAGCCAAAAGGTACTGAATGGCAAATCAATGAATGGGTTAAAAAAGCAGTAGTACTATACTTCCCTATCCAAAAGATGGAAACCCTAGAAGCAGGTATCTTCGAATACCACGATAAAATGCCGCTAAAGAGAAACTATGCTGAGAAAGGTATTAGAGTAGTACCAAATGCTGTGGCTCGTCATGGAGCGTATATCTCTGCTGGTGTTATCTTAATGCCATCTTATGTAAATATCGGTGCTTATGTAGATAAGGGAACCATGGTAGATACATGGGCTACTGTAGGATCTTGTGCACAGATCGGTAAGAACGTTCACTTATCAGGTGGTGTAGGTATCGGTGGTGTATTAGAACCATTACAAGCAGCACCAGTAATCATTGAAGACAATGCATTCATTGGATCACGTTGTATCGTAGTAGAAGGTGTTCGCGTAGGTAAAGAGGCTGTATTAGGTGCTAATGTAGTACTTACAGCATCTACTAAAATTATAGATGTAACAGGAGATACTCCTGTAGAGATAAAAGGATATGTACCTGAGCGCTCTGTAGTAATCCCTGGTTCATATACAAAACAATTCCCTGCTGGTGAATTCCAAGTACCATGTGCGTTAATCATCGGTCAGAGAAAACCATCTACAGATCTTAAGACATCTTTAAACGATGCTTTAAGAGAATATAATGTAGCAGTGTAA
- a CDS encoding glycosyltransferase family 2 protein produces MAISGLVITFNEEKNIGKCIDSLFQYCEEVIIIDSNSKDKTVEIAESKGAKVYSQAYLGDGPQRTYGLQYCKNDWIMNLDADEFLDQDALHFISKQEYEKSEFDAFKFRVKNFLGETLINFSGWYPDSKVRFFNKRTAYPSDHMAHQYIISTNERSINVHILHYGWSSYKQVIDKKNQYSTWAAQQLFDEGRKVSAFKPVLNGTVSFIRCYFFKKGFLNGVDGFAFALIQSFFSFMKYAKLIRLHQINKKPIKQ; encoded by the coding sequence ATGGCAATTAGTGGACTCGTAATAACATTTAATGAAGAAAAAAATATTGGTAAATGTATTGACTCTTTATTTCAATATTGTGAAGAAGTAATCATAATAGACTCTAATAGTAAAGATAAGACTGTCGAAATAGCTGAAAGCAAAGGAGCTAAAGTCTACTCACAAGCATACTTAGGTGATGGCCCTCAACGCACTTATGGATTGCAATACTGTAAAAATGACTGGATAATGAATTTAGATGCAGATGAGTTTTTAGATCAAGATGCGTTACATTTTATTTCTAAACAAGAGTATGAAAAAAGTGAATTTGACGCTTTCAAGTTTAGAGTAAAAAATTTCTTAGGAGAGACTCTAATCAATTTTTCTGGTTGGTATCCTGACTCGAAGGTTCGTTTTTTCAATAAAAGAACAGCCTATCCTTCAGACCATATGGCACATCAGTACATTATCTCTACTAATGAACGATCAATAAATGTTCATATACTACATTATGGATGGAGTTCATATAAACAAGTAATCGATAAAAAGAATCAATATTCTACTTGGGCAGCTCAACAACTATTTGATGAAGGAAGAAAAGTTTCTGCTTTTAAACCAGTTCTAAATGGTACTGTCTCTTTTATTCGTTGTTACTTTTTCAAAAAGGGTTTTCTAAATGGAGTAGATGGCTTTGCTTTTGCTTTAATACAATCTTTCTTCTCTTTTATGAAATATGCCAAGCTAATAAGACTACATCAAATCAATAAGAAGCCTATAAAACAATAA
- a CDS encoding glycosyltransferase family 4 protein produces MRIGFDAKRLFHNKTGLGNYSRDLIRILKRYYPSNSYVLYNPKQKSLPFFSDDNNFEIIYPKGLMSILHFIWRTYGISKNSSVKNLQVYHGLSGEIPFNLPTNVKKVVTIHDLIFVRYPHLYNKWNQKAYFNKSKYAVNNADAIVAISEQTKRDIVTYLNIDPKKINVIYQGCAQAFKVKYTAEELQETKTKYTLPQEFVLNVGTIEERKNAFSLVKAIKNIDTTLVLVGRKTKYSHKIEQYIIEHKMSNKVIFLQGLSLIELAHLYQLATVFAYPSIFEGFGIPIIEALYSGTPVITSKSGVFPEAGGPDSIYVDESNSEEIEQAIMTLLNNPDLRQEILDKGKQYVQKFNDEYIAKNWIKLYESI; encoded by the coding sequence ATGAGAATTGGTTTTGATGCTAAACGATTATTTCACAATAAAACAGGTTTAGGTAATTACAGTAGGGATCTTATACGGATACTAAAGAGGTACTATCCTAGTAATTCGTATGTCCTTTATAATCCTAAACAAAAGTCACTTCCCTTTTTTTCTGATGATAATAATTTTGAAATTATATATCCCAAAGGACTAATGAGTATTCTTCACTTTATCTGGAGAACTTATGGTATCTCTAAAAACAGTAGTGTAAAGAATCTTCAAGTTTATCATGGTCTATCAGGTGAAATACCTTTCAACTTACCTACAAATGTCAAAAAAGTTGTTACAATACATGATCTTATCTTTGTAAGATATCCTCACTTGTATAATAAATGGAATCAAAAGGCATATTTTAATAAATCAAAATACGCAGTTAATAATGCTGATGCCATAGTAGCAATAAGTGAACAAACTAAAAGAGATATTGTTACATATTTAAATATTGATCCTAAAAAAATAAATGTTATTTATCAAGGTTGTGCGCAAGCTTTTAAAGTAAAATACACTGCTGAGGAACTACAAGAAACTAAAACTAAGTATACATTACCACAAGAATTCGTTTTAAATGTAGGAACAATAGAGGAACGAAAAAATGCCTTTAGCTTAGTTAAAGCTATAAAAAATATTGATACAACTCTAGTATTAGTAGGTCGAAAAACAAAATATTCACATAAAATAGAGCAGTATATTATAGAGCATAAAATGAGTAATAAAGTCATATTTCTACAAGGTCTATCCCTTATAGAACTTGCTCATTTATATCAATTAGCTACAGTCTTTGCTTATCCTTCAATTTTTGAAGGTTTTGGTATTCCAATTATTGAGGCACTTTATTCAGGAACACCAGTCATCACTTCTAAATCAGGTGTTTTCCCAGAAGCAGGAGGTCCCGATAGTATTTATGTTGATGAAAGTAACAGCGAAGAAATAGAACAGGCTATTATGACCCTTTTAAACAATCCTGACTTACGTCAAGAAATCCTTGATAAAGGGAAACAGTATGTCCAGAAATTTAATGACGAATACATTGCCAAAAATTGGATTAAACTATATGAGTCTATATAA
- a CDS encoding glycosyltransferase family 2 protein, with the protein MREDKVTFVLTSCNRFDLLKLTIASFLKYNTCPIEKYIFIEDSEKIKSLEKVVNNFPELKGKTVLLHNPVNLGQLKSIDRAYSLVDTEYIFHCEEDWIFYRSGFIEDSIEVLKASPKILNIWLRERTDTNHCKVLDTFEICENHKIYRFDLEDKKEPFAFTFNPTVKRLSDYKMITGGYANSGMEDSISKFYEEIGYYAVVFETGYVKHEGWHRRVLAMEKQRSKLQKEFDAGFKKYKAKIYKLLGIFGKGK; encoded by the coding sequence ATGAGAGAAGATAAAGTAACTTTTGTTTTAACTAGTTGTAATCGTTTTGATTTATTAAAGTTAACAATCGCAAGTTTTTTAAAATATAATACTTGTCCCATTGAAAAGTATATTTTTATTGAAGACTCAGAAAAGATAAAGAGTTTAGAAAAGGTAGTTAATAACTTTCCTGAATTAAAAGGAAAAACAGTCCTGCTACACAATCCTGTTAACTTAGGACAATTAAAGAGTATTGATAGAGCTTATAGTTTAGTTGATACTGAATACATTTTTCATTGTGAAGAAGATTGGATTTTTTATAGAAGTGGATTTATAGAAGATTCTATAGAAGTACTGAAAGCTTCTCCTAAAATACTTAATATTTGGTTAAGAGAGCGTACAGATACTAATCATTGCAAAGTTCTTGATACATTTGAAATTTGTGAAAACCATAAAATATATCGTTTTGATTTAGAAGATAAAAAGGAACCTTTTGCTTTTACATTTAACCCAACAGTAAAAAGACTTTCTGATTATAAAATGATTACAGGAGGATATGCTAACAGTGGAATGGAAGATTCTATAAGTAAGTTCTATGAAGAAATAGGCTATTATGCAGTTGTTTTTGAGACAGGCTATGTAAAACATGAAGGATGGCATCGAAGAGTTTTGGCAATGGAGAAGCAGAGAAGTAAACTTCAAAAAGAGTTTGATGCAGGCTTTAAGAAATATAAGGCTAAAATATACAAGTTGTTAGGTATATTTGGCAAAGGGAAATAA